TGACCACCGTCGTCGGTGGGAACTGCGGCTTCAGCATCGCCCCGATGGCGCCCGAGCACGCCGACTACGTCATGCGCATGCTGGCCAAGGTCGAAGGGATGCCCATCGAGGCGCTGCAGGCCGGGCTCGATTGGGACTGGGGGTCCTATGGCGAGTGGCTGGGCCGGCTGGACGGCCGGCTGATGGTGAACGCCGGGTTTCTCGTCGGCCACTCTGCTCTTCGGCGCTCGGTCATGGGCGAGGCGGCCGTCGGGGCGGAGGCGTCCGAGGAGCAGGTGGCCGAGATGGTCCGTGTCCTCCACGAGTCCCTCGCCGCCGGCGGCCTCGGGTTCTCGTCATCGCGCGCGCCGACCCACAACGACGGGGACGGCCAGCCGGTGCCGTCCCGCCATGCGACGACCGAGGAGATGATCTCCCTCGCCTCCGCCGTGCGGGACCACCCGGGGACCACGCTCGAGTTCATCCCGACGGTCGGCGCGTTCAAGGACGAGCACATGGACCTCATGGCTTCCATGTCCCTTGCCGCCAACCGCCCCCTCAACTGGAACCTCCTCGCCATCACCTCCCGCAACCCTGACGGAGCCGCCAACCAGCTGGGGGCGTCGGACTACGCGGCAGAGCGGGGAGCCAAGGTGGTGGCCCTGGCCGTCGCCGACCCGGTGGAGGTGCGCCTCAACTTCCTCTCCGGCTTCATCTTCGACGCCTTGCCAGGCTGGTCGGCAACGATGAGCCTGCCACCTGGCGAGAAGATGAAGGCGCTCCGCGACCCTGACGAGCGACGGCGGCTCCGGGAGGGCGCAGCGTCACCCGACGCCGGCATGCTGCGGGCGATGACCAACTGGAAGACGCTGCGCATCGCCGAGACCTTCGATCCGGTCAACGAAGGTCTGACCGGCCGTCTCGTGGGCGACATCGCGGCCGAGCGGGGCGAGGACCCGTTCGACGCGCTCCTCGACATCGTCATCGCCGACGAGCTGCGG
This genomic interval from Acidimicrobiales bacterium contains the following:
- a CDS encoding amidohydrolase family protein, which gives rise to MLDCKIAGASLVDGTGSPRRRADVGIRDGRITAVGEVDEPARRTIDATDLVVAPGFIDIHTHYDAQVFWDPSASPSPYHGVTTVVGGNCGFSIAPMAPEHADYVMRMLAKVEGMPIEALQAGLDWDWGSYGEWLGRLDGRLMVNAGFLVGHSALRRSVMGEAAVGAEASEEQVAEMVRVLHESLAAGGLGFSSSRAPTHNDGDGQPVPSRHATTEEMISLASAVRDHPGTTLEFIPTVGAFKDEHMDLMASMSLAANRPLNWNLLAITSRNPDGAANQLGASDYAAERGAKVVALAVADPVEVRLNFLSGFIFDALPGWSATMSLPPGEKMKALRDPDERRRLREGAASPDAGMLRAMTNWKTLRIAETFDPVNEGLTGRLVGDIAAERGEDPFDALLDIVIADELRTGLLLPASGDDPESWRLRANLWRDPRVVIGASDAGAHLDMLNTFIYTTSLVGPSVRDRQLLPLEEAVHLITEVPARLYGIRDRGRVAEGCHADIVVFDEARVGPRPVSTRYDLPRGAGRLYAEADGIEHVLVNGTEIVRANILREDCPGTLLRSGRDTDTVEVPGGHG